One Streptomyces sp. NBC_00454 genomic region harbors:
- a CDS encoding WXG100 family type VII secretion target encodes MSAGDDYISVDFATLQRAAGDLEEILKTLNEQLDLLYGRVEKAVLTWDGEARTAFVDQLDTWDRSAQDLQATQAWLHDIVVNGHLAYASAHRAVLRGWGAA; translated from the coding sequence ATGTCGGCGGGCGACGACTACATATCGGTCGACTTCGCGACGCTTCAACGTGCGGCCGGGGACCTTGAGGAGATCCTCAAGACGCTCAACGAACAGCTCGACCTGCTCTACGGGCGCGTCGAGAAGGCCGTTCTGACCTGGGACGGTGAGGCACGGACTGCCTTCGTCGACCAGCTGGACACATGGGACCGGTCCGCCCAGGACCTGCAGGCCACCCAGGCCTGGCTGCACGACATCGTGGTGAACGGCCACCTGGCCTACGCCTCCGCGCACCGGGCCGTGCTGCGCGGCTGGGGAGCCGCCTGA
- a CDS encoding WXG100 family type VII secretion target, with the protein MNAASDTAGSSGAADAGADLAVQGDQLKTLAGDLDTMQEVLKKQLLRMDEIVDGIEARWRGPASEAYRAKHRAAAEDAARIRQTMKLLAKAVRLSKGGFTAQELEILDGFRRVQSEAGIQAEADELSTPAASPAPQTGPRSRLADL; encoded by the coding sequence ATGAACGCAGCTTCTGACACTGCCGGTTCGAGCGGCGCAGCCGACGCCGGGGCAGATCTTGCCGTCCAGGGCGACCAGCTCAAGACGCTCGCCGGCGACCTCGACACGATGCAGGAAGTACTGAAGAAGCAGCTCCTGCGCATGGACGAGATCGTGGACGGGATCGAGGCCCGCTGGCGCGGACCGGCCTCGGAGGCGTACCGGGCCAAGCACCGGGCCGCCGCCGAGGACGCCGCACGCATCCGGCAGACCATGAAGCTCTTGGCCAAGGCTGTTCGCCTGAGCAAGGGCGGGTTCACGGCGCAGGAGCTCGAGATCCTGGACGGTTTCAGGCGCGTCCAGTCCGAGGCTGGCATCCAGGCGGAGGCCGACGAGCTCTCGACGCCCGCCGCGTCGCCCGCGCCGCAGACGGGGCCGCGCAGCCGCCTGGCCGATCTCTAG
- a CDS encoding Imm63 family immunity protein, translating to MSESKALMEQHLKVEIGRLSSLIGLTGWYVPTFDNRDGAHPFITACENGELVYRAFERGEPCFERCTCDPDELLYWAFDDATARLARDWTNKQQPLVGEEYLAAKWKRRATLLHAMHPEWAERWRAELIEHLGPEGDQHLVPTLPPPPLILDPPERAPLPVRLRRWWRRLPGCQTR from the coding sequence ATGAGCGAGAGCAAGGCCCTGATGGAGCAACACCTGAAGGTCGAGATCGGGCGGCTGAGCTCACTCATCGGTCTGACGGGCTGGTATGTGCCCACCTTCGACAACCGTGATGGCGCCCACCCGTTCATCACTGCCTGCGAGAACGGCGAGCTGGTCTACCGCGCCTTTGAGCGGGGAGAGCCCTGCTTTGAGCGGTGTACCTGCGATCCCGACGAACTGCTGTACTGGGCGTTCGACGACGCAACCGCACGCCTCGCCCGCGACTGGACGAACAAGCAGCAACCCCTGGTCGGGGAGGAGTATCTGGCGGCCAAGTGGAAGCGCCGGGCGACCCTCCTGCACGCAATGCACCCCGAGTGGGCAGAGAGGTGGCGAGCAGAGCTGATCGAGCACCTCGGACCCGAGGGCGACCAGCATCTCGTCCCCACCCTGCCCCCACCGCCACTGATCCTTGATCCTCCCGAGCGCGCGCCACTGCCGGTGCGCCTACGCCGCTGGTGGCGCCGACTCCCCGGTTGCCAGACGCGGTAG
- a CDS encoding helix-turn-helix domain-containing protein gives MDSRTRVLEEAMRLFGEQGYAKTTIAEIERAAGLSPGSGALYRHFRSKEELLAEGVRSKIAENAGLLSLLGDMQAVAALPLRERLATLARAGLRRLDEERDLNRIVVRDLAAFPALLEAVREGEMRRIHAAVAQWLRMQAGPGERDWDALAVVLVGAVSHFWLLRDVFGAHPSGLDEDRLVAAFVDLAEGLLQPHGS, from the coding sequence ATGGACAGTCGTACGCGCGTCTTGGAGGAGGCCATGCGGCTCTTCGGCGAGCAGGGCTACGCCAAGACGACGATCGCCGAGATCGAACGGGCCGCCGGGCTCTCGCCAGGGTCCGGAGCCCTCTACCGGCACTTCCGCTCGAAGGAGGAGCTGCTGGCCGAGGGCGTGCGCTCAAAGATCGCCGAGAACGCAGGGCTGCTCTCACTCCTCGGTGACATGCAGGCCGTGGCCGCGCTGCCGTTGCGCGAGCGTCTCGCGACACTGGCTCGCGCCGGCCTGCGCCGTCTGGACGAGGAGCGCGACCTCAACCGGATCGTGGTGCGCGACCTGGCCGCCTTTCCGGCGCTGCTGGAAGCGGTCCGCGAGGGCGAGATGCGCCGCATCCATGCCGCGGTGGCGCAGTGGCTGCGGATGCAGGCCGGCCCCGGGGAGCGGGACTGGGACGCGCTCGCCGTGGTGCTCGTGGGGGCCGTCTCGCATTTCTGGCTGCTGCGGGACGTGTTCGGCGCCCATCCCAGCGGCCTCGACGAGGACCGCCTGGTGGCTGCCTTCGTGGACCTCGCCGAGGGGCTCCTCCAGCCGCACGGCTCCTGA
- a CDS encoding DoxX family protein — translation MNIALWIAQGLLAAVFLGSGFLKSTQTKEKMIATGQTGVAPFPLPVIRVVAALEIAAALGLIVPRLTGIAPVLTPLAAIGLAAVMIGAAVAHWSLREYKQVFGANMLLLLVCLFVALGRF, via the coding sequence ATGAACATCGCATTGTGGATCGCACAGGGCCTGCTGGCCGCAGTCTTCCTGGGCTCGGGGTTCCTGAAGTCGACCCAGACGAAAGAGAAGATGATCGCCACGGGCCAGACCGGCGTCGCGCCCTTCCCCTTGCCGGTGATCCGTGTGGTCGCGGCACTGGAGATCGCGGCGGCGCTCGGGCTCATCGTTCCCCGACTGACCGGCATAGCCCCGGTCCTCACCCCGCTGGCCGCCATCGGCCTCGCCGCGGTCATGATCGGTGCGGCCGTCGCGCACTGGAGCCTGCGAGAGTACAAGCAGGTCTTCGGCGCCAACATGCTTCTCCTGCTCGTCTGCCTCTTCGTGGCCCTCGGCAGGTTCTGA
- a CDS encoding glycoside hydrolase domain-containing protein translates to MTDAKVLAAQQWANSTYGAVPGYARCPEDGQTGWSTMYALTMGLQHELGIAPVSASFGPTTLAKLAERPDISLIEPNLNIKKIVQHALFCKGYWGGDGTGDLWMTGTVESVRKLKEHAGIDATNGAVPPKVFKALLSMDAYVTVSGGTDRVRTVQRWLNSRYYSRSSFFIGPADGVYSRDVQKSLMKGIQYELGIPDDQATGSFGPGTQAGLKAHNVKEGDSGVFVELFSGACALNSPIVKEKANVEVSFRSTFDSELKDWVEEFQHFSELEQRDGVGDYATWAQLLVSTGDPNRKTEACDTRFTITRARADALFKAGYRIVGRYLYDPPGSTLDKEIKSGELQDAFAAGLSVFPIYQDNARRLQDFTYQQGFAHALNAHSCAQGYGFNRDTVIYFAVDYDATGEEIASGIVPYFEGVRAGLASKGKKYVHGVYGSRNVCTQVSKHTDARYSFVSGMSWGFSGNLGFPLPPNWAFNQIKEFRFTAGSDVFDLDSDAHRWHTDAGQNSVHQDVNPAIEFVRYLEWLYPLAVRYEKGDPTELTLEYARKDAYKGAKWGVLIGNVPGEFVDFVAGNGTPQTLPEFKDPVTGYALDKQHLMAVANGHYLKPQLGDLAMTNVGDVVGWGGDLITFYAEWRRDVAAYPSGYVYCKEKLGRIGAASTFGFNDLLCDVDGYLFARRMEDGRRPLLTVVREHYDLGESQMRALTRFRDFYEMRFASNRETAAAAAKDVLTSVADLTVAAGRVTLITDIAGFSATQPILLSLDRLTEFCLGFADALAERAAQEANGPTGM, encoded by the coding sequence ATGACGGACGCAAAAGTTCTCGCTGCCCAGCAATGGGCCAACAGCACCTACGGAGCTGTTCCCGGCTATGCACGGTGCCCGGAGGACGGGCAGACCGGTTGGTCGACGATGTACGCACTGACCATGGGGCTCCAGCACGAGCTCGGCATCGCTCCGGTCAGCGCCTCGTTCGGCCCCACCACACTCGCCAAGCTGGCGGAACGCCCGGATATCTCCCTCATCGAGCCGAACCTCAACATCAAGAAGATCGTCCAGCACGCCCTGTTCTGCAAGGGCTACTGGGGCGGCGACGGCACCGGTGATCTTTGGATGACGGGCACGGTCGAGTCGGTGAGGAAGCTCAAGGAGCACGCCGGCATCGATGCCACCAACGGGGCGGTGCCACCCAAGGTCTTCAAGGCGCTGCTCTCCATGGACGCGTACGTCACGGTGTCCGGGGGCACCGACCGCGTCCGCACCGTCCAGCGCTGGCTCAACAGCCGCTACTACAGCCGGTCGTCCTTCTTCATCGGCCCGGCGGACGGCGTCTACTCGCGCGACGTGCAGAAATCCCTGATGAAGGGCATCCAGTACGAGCTGGGCATCCCCGACGACCAGGCGACCGGCTCGTTCGGCCCGGGTACCCAGGCGGGCCTCAAGGCGCACAACGTGAAGGAAGGTGACTCCGGCGTCTTCGTGGAGCTCTTCTCCGGGGCCTGCGCACTCAACTCGCCCATCGTCAAGGAGAAGGCGAACGTCGAGGTCTCGTTCCGCAGCACGTTCGACTCGGAGCTCAAGGACTGGGTCGAAGAGTTCCAGCACTTCTCCGAGCTGGAACAGCGGGACGGCGTCGGAGACTATGCCACCTGGGCGCAGCTGCTGGTCTCGACCGGAGACCCGAACCGCAAGACGGAGGCCTGCGACACCCGCTTCACGATCACCCGGGCGCGCGCCGACGCCCTCTTCAAGGCGGGCTACCGCATCGTCGGCCGCTATCTGTACGACCCGCCGGGCAGCACCCTCGACAAGGAGATCAAGTCGGGCGAGCTGCAGGACGCCTTCGCGGCCGGGCTGAGCGTCTTCCCGATCTACCAGGACAACGCGCGGCGGCTCCAGGACTTCACGTACCAACAGGGCTTCGCGCACGCGCTGAACGCCCACTCGTGTGCGCAGGGCTATGGCTTCAACCGCGACACGGTCATCTACTTCGCGGTGGACTACGACGCGACGGGCGAGGAAATCGCCTCGGGCATCGTGCCGTACTTCGAGGGCGTGCGGGCCGGCCTCGCGTCCAAGGGTAAGAAGTACGTGCACGGCGTGTACGGCTCGCGCAACGTGTGCACCCAGGTCAGCAAGCACACCGACGCCCGCTATTCGTTCGTCTCCGGGATGTCGTGGGGCTTCTCCGGGAACCTCGGCTTCCCGCTCCCGCCGAACTGGGCGTTCAACCAGATCAAGGAGTTCCGTTTCACGGCCGGCTCCGACGTCTTCGACCTGGACAGCGACGCCCACCGGTGGCACACCGACGCCGGGCAGAACTCCGTCCACCAGGACGTGAACCCGGCCATCGAGTTCGTCCGCTACCTGGAGTGGCTGTATCCGCTCGCGGTCCGGTACGAGAAGGGCGATCCGACGGAGCTCACGCTGGAATACGCCCGCAAGGACGCATACAAAGGAGCCAAGTGGGGGGTCCTCATCGGAAACGTCCCCGGCGAGTTCGTCGACTTCGTGGCGGGCAACGGGACTCCCCAGACACTCCCCGAGTTCAAGGATCCGGTCACCGGGTACGCGCTCGACAAGCAGCACCTGATGGCAGTCGCCAACGGCCACTACCTCAAACCGCAGCTCGGCGATCTGGCCATGACCAACGTGGGCGATGTGGTGGGCTGGGGCGGTGACCTGATCACCTTCTACGCGGAATGGCGGCGGGACGTCGCGGCCTACCCGTCCGGATACGTCTACTGCAAGGAGAAGCTCGGGCGGATCGGCGCTGCCTCCACGTTCGGCTTCAACGACCTGCTGTGTGACGTGGACGGATACCTTTTCGCCCGCCGGATGGAGGACGGCCGCCGCCCCCTGCTGACCGTCGTACGTGAGCACTACGACCTCGGGGAGAGTCAGATGCGGGCCCTGACCCGGTTCCGCGACTTCTACGAGATGCGGTTCGCCAGCAACAGGGAGACCGCGGCGGCTGCGGCGAAGGATGTCCTCACATCGGTCGCCGACCTGACCGTCGCGGCCGGCCGCGTAACACTGATCACCGACATCGCGGGCTTCTCCGCCACGCAGCCCATCCTCCTCTCCTTGGACCGGCTCACCGAGTTCTGCCTGGGGTTCGCGGACGCGCTCGCGGAGCGGGCCGCACAGGAAGCGAACGGCCCGACCGGCATGTGA
- a CDS encoding peptidoglycan-binding domain-containing protein: protein MKRTLAAFGAVAALTLSALATGATTAYASAPVCTDYAAYTDGAGYVTSGVPITGSYSNYCSLREGNTGNGVRVLQQTLNGCYYDGVTYLEEDGQFGPATARALKRAQGIVGVTPDGIYGPNTRDALRWYWSQNWHPRCLRLSDVPGPIRL, encoded by the coding sequence ATGAAGCGCACTCTCGCCGCCTTCGGCGCGGTCGCCGCTCTCACACTGAGCGCACTCGCCACCGGCGCGACCACGGCGTACGCGTCGGCGCCGGTCTGCACGGACTACGCCGCCTACACCGATGGAGCCGGTTACGTCACGAGCGGCGTTCCGATCACCGGGTCCTACAGCAACTACTGCAGCCTGCGCGAGGGCAACACCGGCAACGGCGTCCGCGTACTCCAGCAGACCCTGAACGGATGCTATTACGACGGCGTGACCTACCTGGAGGAGGACGGCCAGTTCGGCCCCGCCACCGCGAGGGCCCTCAAGCGGGCGCAGGGGATCGTCGGCGTCACCCCCGACGGGATCTACGGACCGAACACCCGCGACGCCCTCCGCTGGTACTGGAGCCAGAACTGGCACCCGCGCTGCCTCCGCCTGAGCGACGTTCCGGGCCCGATTCGCCTCTAG